A region of Arvicanthis niloticus isolate mArvNil1 chromosome 18, mArvNil1.pat.X, whole genome shotgun sequence DNA encodes the following proteins:
- the Pdp2 gene encoding pyruvate dehydrogenase [acetyl-transferring]-phosphatase 2, mitochondrial, translating to MSSTVSYWLFNSARSCIAILPGGSRLYSRAATSRNHLKWRLFSPSSSAIKDSSPCGGFALRKAYRHTSTEEEDFHLQLSPEQVSDMLRAGESSHKILDFNNGVPNSVLRFESNQLAANSPVEDRQGVASCVQTNGMMFGIFDGHGGHACAQAVSERIFYYMAVSLMSHQTLEQMEEAMENMKPLLPILQWLKHPGNSIYKDVTSVHLDHLRVYWQELLDLHMETGLSIEEALMYSFQRLDSDISLEIQAPLEDEVTKNLSLQVAFSGATACMAHINGVHLHVANAGDCRAILGVQEDNGAWSCLPLTNDHNAWNEAELSRLKREHPESEDRTLIIDDRLLGVLIPCRAFGDVQLKWSKELQRNVLERGFDTEALNIYQFTPPHYYTPPYLTAKPEVTYHRLRPQDKFLVLASDGLWDMLGNEDVVRLVVGHLSKVGRHKPDLDQRPANLGLMQSLLLQRKASGLHAADQNTATHLIRHAIGSNEYGEMEPERLAAMLTLPEDVARMYRDDITVMVVFFNSDSIDTYYKEG from the coding sequence ATGTCAAGTACTGTGTCCTACTGGCTCTTCAATTCTGCAAGAAGTTGCATTGCTATATTACCAGGGGGTAGTCGCTTATACTCAAGGGCTGCCACGAGTAGGAATCATCTGAAATGGAGGCTCTTTTCTCCATCATCGTCAGCCATAAAGGACAGTTCTCCATGTGGTGGCTTTGCTCTGCGGAAAGCCTACAGACACACATCAACCGAGGAAGAGGATTTCCACTTACAGCTCAGCCCCGAACAGGTCAGTGACATGCTCCGAGCTGGAGAGTCATCCCACAAGATTCTTGATTTCAACAACGGAGTTCCAAATTCAGTGTTAAGGTTTGAGAGCAACCAGTTGGCTGCCAATTCCCCAGTGGAGGACCGACAAGGTGTAGCTTCTTGCGTGCAAACGAATGGGATGATGTTTGGTATTTTTGATGGACATGGTGGCCATGCATGTGCACAGGCGGTGAGTGAGAGGATTTTCTACTATATGGCGGTGTCCTTGATGTCCCATCAGACCTTGGAGCAGATGGAAGAAGCAATGGAAAACATGAAGCCTTTGCTGCCCATCCTGCAGTGGCTCAAGCACCCTGGAAACAGTATTTATAAAGATGTCACATCAGTACATCTGGACCACCTCCGTGTCTATTGGCAGGAACTCCTTGACCTGCATATGGAAACAGGGCTAAGCATTGAAGAAGCATTGATGTATTCCTTCCAGAGACTGGATTCTGACATCTCGCTAGAAATTCAGGCTCCTCTGGAAGATGAGGTAACAAAGAACTTATCCCTCCAGGTTGCTTTTTCTGGGGCAACAGCCTGCATGGCCCACATCAATGGAGTTCACCTGCATGTAGCAAATGCTGGTGACTGCCGGGCTATCCTTGGTGTCCAGGAAGACAATGGTGCGTGGTCATGTTTACCTCTTACCAATGACCACAATGCTTGGAATGAGGCTGAGCTGTCCCGGCTTAAGAGAGAACACCCTGAATCTGAGGACAGGACACTCATCATAGATGATAGACTGCTGGGTGTACTTATACCCTGCAGGGCTTTCGGGGATGTCCAGCTAAAATGGAGTAAAGAGTTGCAGCGTAACGTTCTAGAGAGGGGCTTTGATACCGAGGCCCTCAACATCTACCAGTTTACCCCGCCCCACTACTACACTCCACCCTACCTGACTGCCAAGCCTGAGGTTACGTACCACAGGCTGAGGCCCCAAGATAAGTTCCTCGTGCTGGCCTCAGATGGCCTGTGGGACATGCTGGGCAATGAGGATGTGGTAAGGCTGGTGGTAGGGCACCTGTCCAAGGTTGGTCGCCATAAGCCGGACCTGGACCAAAGACCAGCCAACCTTGGCCTCATGCAGAGTCTGCTGCTGCAGAGGAAAGCCAGCGGACTCCATGCAGCTGACCAAAATACAGCCACGCATCTGATCAGACATGCCATCGGGAGCAACGAGTATGGGGAGATGGAGCCGGAGCGGCTGGCTGCTATGCTGACACTGCCAGAGGATGTGGCCAGGATGTACCGGGATGATATCACTGTCATGGTGGTGTTTTTTAACTCAGATTCAATTGATACCTATTATAAGGAGGGTTAA